The following are encoded together in the Arcobacter aquimarinus genome:
- the murC gene encoding UDP-N-acetylmuramate--L-alanine ligase, with translation MKVHFIGIGGIGLSALARFLNFDGHEVCGSDMKSSLITKALEEEGIEIFTPQDAQNIKDDLDLVIYSAAVTDENPELIEARLKQIRTLSRKEALPIILGDKKNYCVAGAHGKSTTTAILASILQSSALIGAISKDFGSNFRYVNDLIAFEADESDASFLLSNPYCAIVTNAEPEHMEYYHYDYDKFYESYEKFLSLAKKRVVNAEDKDIAKLKIEDAVYLYPSKDIKNLSYTLKDNQPCTRFDLKDLGTFEVWGFGFHMASNASLAILAAHNELDIETIRKNLLNYKGIKKRFDIVQANEKFVVIDDYAHHPTEIEATMKSVELYDNLTNLNKRIVLWQPHKYSRTSDNLEGFKKCFRRCDELIILPIWTIPGEKKIDIDFEKEFASYNPIFADKIITTNGKIELIKDEKIIKTYDEGIFLGVGAGDITYQLRYK, from the coding sequence TTGAAAGTACATTTTATAGGAATTGGCGGAATAGGTCTTTCTGCTTTAGCTAGATTTTTGAATTTTGACGGACATGAAGTTTGTGGTTCTGACATGAAGAGCTCTTTAATTACAAAAGCTTTAGAAGAAGAAGGGATTGAAATATTTACTCCACAAGATGCACAAAACATAAAAGATGATTTAGATTTAGTTATTTATTCTGCTGCAGTTACTGATGAAAATCCTGAGTTAATTGAAGCTAGACTTAAACAAATTAGAACACTTTCAAGAAAAGAGGCTTTACCTATTATTTTAGGTGATAAGAAGAATTATTGTGTAGCTGGAGCTCATGGGAAATCAACTACAACAGCAATATTGGCTTCTATTTTACAAAGTAGTGCTTTAATTGGAGCAATTTCAAAAGATTTTGGCTCAAATTTTAGATATGTAAATGACCTAATAGCTTTTGAAGCAGATGAATCAGATGCTTCTTTTTTACTTTCAAATCCTTATTGTGCAATAGTTACAAACGCAGAGCCTGAACATATGGAATATTATCACTATGATTATGATAAATTTTATGAATCTTATGAAAAGTTTTTGAGTCTTGCAAAAAAAAGAGTTGTAAATGCTGAAGATAAAGATATAGCTAAACTAAAAATTGAAGATGCAGTTTATTTATATCCATCAAAAGATATAAAAAATCTTTCTTATACATTAAAAGATAATCAACCTTGTACTAGGTTTGATTTAAAAGATTTAGGAACTTTTGAAGTTTGGGGCTTTGGTTTTCATATGGCTTCAAATGCTTCACTAGCTATACTAGCAGCTCATAATGAATTGGATATTGAAACTATTAGAAAAAATCTTTTAAATTATAAAGGAATTAAAAAAAGATTTGATATTGTTCAAGCAAATGAAAAATTTGTAGTGATTGATGATTATGCTCACCATCCAACAGAGATAGAAGCAACTATGAAATCAGTTGAATTGTATGATAATCTCACAAATTTAAATAAAAGAATAGTTCTTTGGCAACCACATAAATATTCAAGAACAAGTGATAATCTTGAAGGTTTTAAAAAATGTTTTAGAAGATGTGATGAACTTATAATTTTACCTATTTGGACAATTCCTGGTGAGAAAAAGATAGATATAGATTTTGAAAAAGAGTTTGCTTCTTATAATCCAATTTTTGCTGATAAAATTATTACAACAAATGGAAAAATTGAACTTATAAAAGATGAAAAAATTATTAAAACTTATGATGAAGGAATTTTTTTAGGTGTTGGTGCAGGAGATATAACTTATCAATTAAGATATAAATAA
- a CDS encoding DNA-processing protein DprA, whose amino-acid sequence MINKLTFKIDEFSLMKKYPNEIFYIGNTELLKRKKVSIVGSRKPNLYSKEFTHKLASKLSSANICIVSGAAMGVDAIAHQGAKSNNTIAVVANGLDIKYPSVNKNLIIDIENNGLVLSAYKEKEKAKNYTFVLRNEIVVALGEILIVTQADIDSGSLSSVDYALKMGKKIYTIPHRINESLGTQKLLQKGLIEVIYDIDEFVEKLSGKKSIQMQDEVLNYCSSNPLYEDAFAKYSNKIFEYELEGKIKIENGKVYIN is encoded by the coding sequence ATGATTAACAAACTAACTTTTAAAATAGATGAATTTTCATTAATGAAAAAATATCCCAATGAAATCTTTTATATAGGAAATACTGAACTTTTAAAAAGAAAAAAAGTCTCTATTGTAGGCAGTAGAAAGCCTAACTTATACTCTAAAGAATTTACACACAAACTTGCATCTAAATTATCAAGTGCCAATATTTGTATTGTAAGTGGAGCGGCAATGGGTGTTGATGCAATTGCTCATCAAGGAGCAAAATCAAATAATACAATAGCTGTTGTTGCAAATGGATTAGATATAAAATATCCAAGTGTAAATAAAAACTTAATTATTGATATTGAGAATAATGGTTTAGTATTATCTGCTTATAAAGAGAAAGAAAAAGCGAAAAACTATACTTTTGTTTTAAGAAATGAAATAGTTGTTGCTTTAGGAGAAATTTTGATTGTAACCCAAGCGGATATTGATTCAGGAAGTTTAAGTTCTGTTGATTATGCACTTAAAATGGGTAAAAAAATATATACTATTCCCCATAGAATAAATGAGAGTTTAGGTACTCAAAAACTTTTACAAAAGGGTTTAATAGAAGTTATTTATGATATTGATGAGTTTGTGGAGAAATTAAGTGGAAAAAAGAGTATTCAAATGCAAGATGAAGTTCTAAACTATTGCTCTTCTAATCCACTTTATGAAGATGCCTTTGCAAAATATTCAAATAAAATATTTGAATATGAACTTGAAGGAAAAATAAAAATAGAAAATGGAAAAGTTTATATAAACTAA